TTCCTCCCCATACTGAGATCACGATGAGGGCTCGGTCTCAGCTGGCGGCCATGCCGCTCATCCACCGGTTCGCGAGCGTCGGCTTCGCGCTGGCGTTTCTGCTCGGTGGTCTTGTGGGGCTGCTCCTCGGTCTGCTCGCCCACCCACCGACTGCGTGGTTCGCGGTGCTCGAGGTGGGGCTACCCGCCGGAGTCCTCGGCGCAGCCTTCGGTGCCCTCACGGGAATGATCACCGGCACCCTCAGAGGGTCAACCACCGCTGATCAGGCACCGCCCAGGGTTGGGGCTGCATCGCCCCGTTGACCCATCAGGGCGAGCTCGGGGTCGGCACGCTCCTCCTTCGGTCGAGTCCGACAGGGCTTCACCGAACCTACGTGCCGATCTCGGTCGCTCCTCACCCGGTGTTGAGGGCCAAGGCCTGATCGACTCGGTGATCACGACCAGCAGGATTACGGCGGGCACGAGCCATCGCCGCCATCCCCGACGGTCGTAGTGCGTCAGCCCCTGGGCGGCCTAGATGGCCTGGCCGTTGGGGGTCGTGTTCGGAAACCGGCTCACCAGACCAGCGGTGAAGCGTCAACGCATCGATGTGCCGATTGCGGAATGTCAACACGTGCGGTGCGAGCGCCGTCAGGCCTGGCTTGGCGTCCAAACGTAGCGAGCGTCGGGCTCGTGCTCCTCGTTCCTGTCTCCGTTGGTGAGTTCGGCAAGCTCGAAACCGTGTCGCTCGTAGAGTTGCCGTGCTCCAACGTTCTTCTGGAACACCCACAGTTGCAGCCCATCGGGACACCGGTCCATTGCGCATTTCAGGAGCGCCGTGCCTACCCCACGGTTCTGCACCGTGCGATGTACCCACAGGTGCCTGAGGAACCCGTCGCCGAAGCCGGCGAAGCCCACGACGCGA
This is a stretch of genomic DNA from Actinomycetes bacterium. It encodes these proteins:
- a CDS encoding GNAT family N-acetyltransferase; protein product: RVVGFAGFGDGFLRHLWVHRTVQNRGVGTALLKCAMDRCPDGLQLWVFQKNVGARQLYERHGFELAELTNGDRNEEHEPDARYVWTPSQA